From Thalassovita sp.:
GTTCCTGGGCACCTGGCTGGTGGCGGGCGCTGCGGTTGATCTGTGGTCGCGTACAGGCAAGGGCGGCTTTGCCCGCCTGAAACGTCTGCCCCGCGCGGATTGGGGCAAGGCGGTATCGCATGCCGGTGTTGGCATCGTCTTCCTTGGGGTTTCGGGGCTGATGGCCTGGGAACAGGAAGACATCCGTGTGGTTCAGATCGGCGAAAGATTTGAGATCGCTGGCTTCACCCTGTCATTGGACCGGGTGGAAGAGGTCGAAGGCGCCAATTACCTTTCGACCATGGGCTGGGTCACCATCCGCAAAGGCGACCGCGTCATATCGGTCGTGAACCCTGAAAAGCGGGTCTACCCGGTGGCGCGTATGCCCACCACTGAGGCCGGGATCGACAATGGGTTCCTGCGCGACGTCTATGTTGTGATTGGCGATGAACAGGCCGGCGGGGGCTACGCGGTGCGCAGCTACTATAAACCCCTGGCCAACTGGATCTGGGGCGGCTCCATCCTGATGGCCTTTGGCGGGTTGCTGAGCCTGTCTGACCGCCGTCACCGCGTTGCTGCCGGCGCACGCAAAACCAAAGCTGTCGGGGTGCCTGCAGAATGATGCGTTTCGTAAAACCCATGGCCGTGACGCTGGCCCTTGCGCTGAGCGTCACACCGGCTGTCGCGGTGCAACCGGATGAGATCCTGGCCGATCCAGTGTTGGAAGAACGGGCGCGCGATATCTCCAAGGATCTGCGCTGTCTGGTTTGCCGGAACGAAAACATCGACGATTCCAACGCCGAACTGGCGCGTGATCTGCGCCTACTGGTGCGCGAACGGCTGGTGGAGGGCGACAGCAACGGTGAGGTGATCGACTATGTGGTTGATCGCTATGGCGAATATGTGCTGTTGAACCCGACCAGCCGGGGCGCGAATTGGATCCTGTGGTGGGCCGGGCCGATCATGCTGGTGCTGGGGCTTGGCATCGGTTTCAGCTTCCTGCGGCGGCGCGAAAAGGCGCCTGAGCCAGTGGTCGCCGCCCTCTCAGATGAAGAAAAAGAGCGTCTCAAGCAAATTCTCGACGAATAACGCCGCGTTTGGGTTTTAACTGACCGTTGGGTCACCTAAGTTGCACTCGAGAAGAGGGAGAGCCCATGGAATACGAAACAATTAAGCTTGAGATTTCCAAAGACGGCGTGGCGATTTTGACGCTGAACCGCCCGGATAAAATGAACGCGCTGAACACCCAGATGCGGGCTGAAATCACCCATGCGGCGCAAGAGGCGGCGGGCAAGGCACGGGTTCTGGTGCTGACCGGCGCGGGCAAGGCGTTCTGCTCGGGCCAGGATCTGAGCGACCGCGCCAATGCCAACAATCTGGATCTGGAACGCACCCTGCGGGACGAATACGGCCCGATGTTGCGTGCGATCTATGACTGCCCGATCCCGACCATCTGCGCGGTGAACGGCGCAGCAGCCGGGGCAGGGGCGAACCTGGCGCTGGCGGCGGACGTGGTGATCGCCAAGGAAAGCGCATACTTCCTGCAGGCGTTTTCGCGCATCGGCCTGATCCCTGATGCCGGCGGCACCTACTGGATGACCCGCAACATGGGTATGGGCAAGGCGATGGGCGCGGCGCTGTTCGCAGATAAGATCTCAGCCCGCCAGGCAGATGACTGGGGCCTGATCTGGGAAGCGGTGCCGGATGCCGAGTTTACCGCGATCTGCAAGGCCCGCGCGCTGCATCTGGCCAAAGGCCCGACCCTGGCCTATGAGCACATCAAATCGGCGATCCGCGGCAGCTGGGACAACTCGTTGGAGCAGCAGCTGGAACTTGAGGGCCGCAAACAAGGCACCTGCGGTCAGAGCCGTGATTTCAAAGAGGGTGTTGTGGCCTTCCTGGAAAAGCGCCCACCGCACTACGAAGGTCGCTGATGCCAACAAAGTTCTACCAAAGGGCGTCCCCAGAGGGCGCCCTTTTTCGTCAAAAGGCGGCATTTTAACGTGAATATTAGGTAAATCTTTATTAGCCGCTTGAAATGTCAGAACATTGGGTCAGTTAAATCTAGAAGTTGATTAAAATGAACATTTGATGCCGTAACAGCACCTTAGTGCACGGGGGTGAAATGCCCGCAAGTTATCAAGTCTACCCGGATCAACAGCTTCTCTATGTGCGTTACGAGGGGCATCATCACACTCGTCAGACTGATGATCTGTTGCCTTATTATCAGCTGGATCCAATGGTCATGACCGGAATGCGCTGCATGATCGATTGCGAAAATCTGACAAGCGCCAAGATTGACATCGATTTGAGACGCCAACAGATGGATCGGCTGTGTGCGTTGCTGAAAGACTCAGCGAAGGATTGGCCCATCGTCTACTATTGCCCCAACAAGGTCAGTCAAAGCCTGACGGCCATGACCGCCAAGATGTGGGCGGAATATGAGGGGGTCACATTTCAGATGGCGAAAACTCGCGAAGAGCT
This genomic window contains:
- a CDS encoding cytochrome c-type biogenesis protein → MMRFVKPMAVTLALALSVTPAVAVQPDEILADPVLEERARDISKDLRCLVCRNENIDDSNAELARDLRLLVRERLVEGDSNGEVIDYVVDRYGEYVLLNPTSRGANWILWWAGPIMLVLGLGIGFSFLRRREKAPEPVVAALSDEEKERLKQILDE
- a CDS encoding enoyl-CoA hydratase-related protein; protein product: MEYETIKLEISKDGVAILTLNRPDKMNALNTQMRAEITHAAQEAAGKARVLVLTGAGKAFCSGQDLSDRANANNLDLERTLRDEYGPMLRAIYDCPIPTICAVNGAAAGAGANLALAADVVIAKESAYFLQAFSRIGLIPDAGGTYWMTRNMGMGKAMGAALFADKISARQADDWGLIWEAVPDAEFTAICKARALHLAKGPTLAYEHIKSAIRGSWDNSLEQQLELEGRKQGTCGQSRDFKEGVVAFLEKRPPHYEGR